From Bombina bombina isolate aBomBom1 chromosome 1, aBomBom1.pri, whole genome shotgun sequence:
ttccaaaagggcaatttttaagattaaagaaaaactgtacGAAAAATGAAGACTATATAGAGCAAGCAAATATACTTGAAGAAAAATTTCTGGACAGAGGTTATAAGAGAGAAGATATAAATAAGGTGAAAGAAGATATTGGTCAAATATCCCAAAATGAAATTTTAACTAAGAAGAAAAAAGTTTTGCCACAAAAAGAAGGATCAAAAATTTCAGTACCATTTATAACCACTTACAATAATCAacataatacattaaataaaattttaaataaacattggaatattttaaaaatggaccCCCTTATTGGGAAAGAATTAATTGAAAAACCCCAAAtgatttttaagaaagcaaaaaattttaaaaatatactatGCCCTAGtgaatttaaacaaaaaagtgggaaaaaacaagtAGATCTATATAATAAAAGCTTATCAGGTTTTTACCCATGCCATTTATGTACTGCCTGCAAAcatagttttaaaacaaaacaagtaaAATCCACTGTaactaataaagaatataaaattagagatATGATTAGATGTAgagataaaaatataatctatctaaTCCAATGCTCATGTTTAAAACCGTACTTAGGTCAAACGAGCAGGCCTTTAAGAGATAGGATAGGGGAACACCTTAATAACATAAAGAATGGGTTTGAAGGACATCTTTTAtcaaagcattttaaagaaaaacataaccaaAGCACATCAGGTTTTACATTCTGGGGTATAAAAagtataaagaaaaattggaggggaggaaataATGAGGAAGATCTTTTATATTATGAAGCAGagcttatatataattttaaaactctCCACCCCCTAGGATTAAATGCAGAACTAGATTTAAATCCCTTTATACATAGAAGAtaatgaataaattattttttaaatagttctttaaaacatttttaataagttttaataagttttaataaatatatttttgatttttaacttttttatattattatgaatCATATTATAGTTAaattatagatttatattttttaaaagttaggATAGGTACCCTAATTTTATCTTttgaaactatctattaaatcaatctccttttaataatatttttatagaattgtaatagaaattttttttaaaaaaatatccataATGATATAGATTTTACTACAAATGTAAGAAGTGGTATAATACTAAAAATTTGAAGTGTTAGTTTAAGAGTCATTTGTTAGTCGTTCACAATATCTTCTCTATGAGGTTGAGAAATAATTAGAAAAACCAAATCTTTGAAAAGTGTTTATTATTCATTTCATTTTATAAAtcaattgtgtgtttatatatatatatatatccattaacaaaatgaaaaaaaattttaaTATAAGAAGGACAATcttatataatttttatacatttgattGTAGACATTTTCATATATTAGTTTAAGTAAGAGGATACAAAAAATCCCTTTAAGTAACGGTCAAGCAGATAATTAAGAAGGCTATAAGAAGGTGGATTACACCTGAGgatatcatcttgaaaaaggctcattgtgagcggaaacgcgttgatgataggaCACAAAGGATACACAGAATCAGACACACAGCCTTAGAAGTCTGATTTGGACATAAAGGATTGATTTCCAAGGATCTGACAGCTTCCACAAAAGCAAGTAAATATTGGGTGTGAAAATCAAGAACCCGCATCTATAAGCAAATGAGAGGATTCCCTTTAGCCTGGAGGCAATAGAGGCTGACTGTCCGTTGTCATCGGAGGGCGGGGATTTCTTCTTGTTCTTACAAGTGAAGATCAGCGGTAGAAAAATCACGGTAAGCCGTATCTGTTACACCGCTAAAAATAACTGTGTGAAGCCAAAATAGATACTTTTTTACACAAAGAACTGCAACATTAAAAGTAACAAGTATCTTAAAGAGAATAAAGAACTTTGGTTTTAAAATAGCCTGGATACAATCACCGGTAAAACGGTTAAGATTTGAAAATACCAAATAACGTAAACAGAGAGACCTGATTGGCTATTGGATTTGAATCTAATTGAACTTAAGGAGCTAAATCGATCTCCCCACCTTTGTTATATAAATCTTGCTTAGAAATAAACAAGAGACTTGGGATAGTTTGTTTTAACACTAATATCTGCTAACAGCACCTTttgcacataagaaaagaaaagttgGCTTAAGATAAAGTTTTTTGAATTAATTAAAGAATTGTTGTAAGGTTTAGTTTAAATTGTCTTGTAAGAGTGCGCACtctgaagttttattttattttaatcaaagttaaatttgtaattaataaatttaaattgtCTTTAGCCCTTGTGAGCGCTTCTTATATATCTTTTAGTGTCCCTTATCCCCCCTACTCTTTGTCCTCTCAATCGAGGCACTAGCTCAGAAGGTCAGAAACAACCCAAACATAAAGGGAGTGCAAATTGGAAATGAGGAACATAAGCAGGCTTTATACGCCGATGATATTCTCTACACTCTTACGAGTATTGACACCTCAATACCTGAGCTCTTGAAGGAACTAGAAGAGTACGGAGCTTTGTCTAATTTTCATTTAAATTTATCAAAATCAGAGCTCCTTAATATAAATGCACCTGCGGCACACACTCAGCTCCTAGGAACAGAATATAAAGTACCCATAGCTGCATCCAAActgaaatatttaggtatattcTTATCAGCTGAACCCtcagatatttttaaaaataactacTTAACCCTGCGGAAGGAGATTATTAATGATTTGTCCTCGTGGAAGAATAAATCTTTGTCTTGGTTAGGGAAGATAGGCTTAATCAAGATGAATATTTTACCCCACATACTATATGTAATGCAGACAGTCCCAACTCCTTTACCGACAGATATTTTACCCCAATTACAGAGAACCATAGAGCAATTTATCTGGACAGGGACTAGACCACGAATACCAAGGAGGATGCTGTACCTCCCTCGTGACAGGGGAGGCTTGGGCTTTCCTGACTTAGTTTTGTATAGAAGGGCCATCCTGTTACAGAGACTAGTTAAATGGGCTCATAACACCACACAAAAGCAATGGGTTAGAATTGATGGACAGATTCTCCAACTAAGCAACGTCGGTACGCTGGCGTGGATCCCGGCGTCAAAACACCCCAAATTGATCCAAAAGTATCACTTAACACTTGAGACTCTTCTTACATGGGACAGACTAATAGCCACAAGCACACATATTTCCTCCACCTTTTCACCAATGCTCCCCATCATAGAAAACCCTGAAACACCATACTATGACCTTAGCAAGCGTATGTGTTCACCTTACAGTTTAAGAACAGGAATTTTACATTTTGCCCAGGAGGAAGGTAAGCTCAGGTCTCAGCAAAAATTACAGGAACAACTAGGGCCCATTTTTTCCTCTTGGTTACGATACCACCAACTCTCGCACTTCCTGACGTCTCATAAACAAAAGAGCAAATTTCTTAGAGACTTAACACCATTTGAAGCCCTGTGTACTGGACCCATTCCACCTAAGAAATTGATTTCCAAAATATACAAACTCCTCCTTATTCCaccagacatacagggagtgcagaattattaggcaagttgtatttttgaggattaattttattattgaacaacaaccatgttctcaatgaacccaaaaaactcattaatatcaaagctgaatagttttggaagtagtttttagtttgtttttagttttagctattttagggggatatctgtgtgtgcaggtgactattactgtgcataattattaggcaacttaacaaaaaacaaatatatacccatttcaattatttatttttaccagtgaaaccaatataacatctcaacattcacaaatatacatttctgacattcaaaaaacaaaaacaaatcagtgaccaatatagccacctttctttgcaaggacactcaaaagcctgccatccatggattctgtcagtgttttgatctgttcaccatcaacattgcgtgcagcagcaaccacagcctcccagacactgttcagagaggtgtactgttttccctccttgtaaatctcacatttgatgatggaccacaggttctcaatggggttcagatcaggtgaacaaggaggccatgtcattagattttcttcttttataccctttcttgccagccacgctgtggagtacttggacgcgtgtgatggagcattgtcctgcatgaaaatcatgtttttcttgaaggatgcagatttcttcctgtaccactgcttgaagaaggtgtcttccagaaactggcagtaggactgggagttgagcttgactccatcctcaacccgaaaaggccccacaagctcatctttgatgataccagcccaaaccagtactccacctccaccttgctggcgtctgagtcggactggagctctctaccctttaccaatccagccacggcccatccatctggcccatcaagactcactctcatttcatcagtccataaaaccttagaaaaatcagtcttgagatatttcttggcccagtcttgacgtttcagcttgtgtgtcttgttcagtggtggtcgtctttcatcctttcttaccttggccatgtctctgagtattgcacaccttgtgcttttgggcactccagtgatgttgcagctctgaaatatggccaaactggtggcaagtggcatcttggcagctgcacgcttgacttttctcagttcatgggcagttattttgcgccttggtttttccacacgcttcttgcgaccctgttgactattttgaatgaaacgcttgattgttcgatgatcacgcttcagaagctttgcaattttaaaagtgctgcatccctctgcaagatatctcactattttttacttttctgagcctgtcaagtccttcttttgacccattttgccaaaggaaaggaagttgcctaataattatgcacacctgatatagggtgttgatgtcattagaccacaccccttctcattacagagatgcacatcacctaatatgcttaattggtagtaggctttcgagcctatacagcttggagtaagacaacatgcataaagaggatgatgtggtcaaaatactcatttgcctaataattctgcactccctgtacagttaccctcatatacTAAGGTTTGGCATAGGGAACTTAACAACAGGATGACTTGCTCAAATCTTTTGATCTGATTAAACAATCCTCGGTGTCAGCTAGGGTACAGGAAATACAGCTAAAGCTAGTGACAAGGTGGTATTACACACCTGCCAGACTCCATCAGTTATTTCCGGCTGCCAATGCGgcttgctggagggggtgcggagaGCTgggtacactcacacatatatggtggtcttgccccagaCTGACCAATATTTTGGTGACAGTCCTGGGTGTAATGTCAGCTAAACTGAACATAGTCATCCCAAACACGCCTGAAACCCTATTGTTCCTACATCTTCCTAACATTAAAACTAACCATGGGCGGGCTCTTCTTTTGCTAATGCTCACTGGAGCTAAGCGACTTATCCCCAAGATCTGGAAATCTAAAGAAGTACCCACGCTTGCAGAATGGCATTCCTCTGTGGAAGAGCTATTAAACCTGGAGAAATTACACTATTTTAAGTGCAACCAATTAGCTAATTTTGGACTGATGATGGCCCTCTGGAACTCTGCCCCTGCGTGAGGTCTACAAATTACAATTCTGCTATATGAAAACACTCCCCGAGGCTTATGGCCTACCCACcaccaccccccttttttttctctccttctcttctcTTTCCCCTTCTCCCCTTTCTTCCAACTCTTCTTTCCTCTCTTCGCTAAACGGTAACCACTCTTTTACCATCCTGGTGGCGCCGTGCGCTCTCAGGCTACCATGCTTTGTATAATTTTGTATACTCAAGTGAccttgtattatatttttatttgatttgtcTAATAAAgcttgattgaaaaaaaaaaataataaaaaaaaatattaatttcaaaaggAAAGTAATAAGTTTTAGATTAATATAACTGTATCAATCATGCATCtctagaattagtttttttttacaacaaaaaatTATATTCTTGATGCACATATTATTCACTTTTTAAAATTGAAACAatccaaaatgtatttacaaacttCTTTTTAACTTTGCCTTACAgttcattttatttttgcaaaagatAAATCTGCATTAATTTAGACGCCTTTATATTTGTgccaaagatatcacaaataattaaatttaaaatattatagGGGGAGGAGAATATTCAATAAATATGGCAAcctgaggacttccggtgggcgggctccgGGATAGGCAGCAGAGCTCCGTACCAACTTGCTCTAAATTGCCTAATAAACTGCCTCTTGTAGCTCATCTACGGCTAATTTTGCCTCTCATATATCCAGCTGCCTCCCTGGAGCCCCACGAAAAAATCCTAGGCAGGTCTCGCTGCCCGGAGCGGAGGGGTTACTTGACGGAAATCCCCTTCTGCACTTTTTCACAGGAGTTATCCTAGCTCCCCCACCGAAGACCCCTATCTTAACACCCTGGAGTGAAAAGACACAACCCTTGGACGCAGACTTGCCGTTGTACTTGTGGGGGTCAATCCGGCCCGGACTCTCTGCTCCCTGCGGTTTCTTCCCGCACGGGCCTGCTGTGTGGGGCTGCGAGGCAGGTGCGGCGGACGACATCTTGGGCCCACGTCGCTTGAAACTACCTGGAGCCGGCGTAGTGAGGAGTGGAAGGTGAGGCCGAATATTGCAGGGAAAGGCCACTACAATACCCGATGCCTGATACCCCAGACTCTGGACCTCTGCTTCATTGGATTGGCGCCTGGGCACATGGTCATTGCCGCTGTCTGGCAGTGAACGACCGGAGAGTCATTGAATCAATCCTCTTGCCTGGGAAGGCCTTTTAACACCGGAGAGGGCCGTAGTAGGCTCCCTCCATTCGGCGCTGAAACGCACAGACACATCGGGGAGGTGCGCCATTCTCACAGACATCGGGTAAGAACTTTACACCTGCACCCTCATATGAGCCTCccctgcccatatatatatataagcggcCACCGCTCCTAGCTGTGCTTTAAACACAACACAGAGACGCTTGCTGGGTCTGCCCGGTATCAACACACTCCCCCCACGGGCCCTGGGCACCTGGACCGGGACTTTCTTTGTCACTTACTGAGATAACTACTTCTGAAGCTGCCTAGCCTTTTGTGGGGTAGAAACTAACCAGACATTCTTGCTGAACTTGCACCAGAACTTAACATAATACCCTACAGCAAGACCTGGTGAAATAAGATAACTTTCTCTGGCGACTGCTCGCCTCCTGATTGCCTCTGCATTGCGGAGAGAAAGAAGCGGTCACTTTGCTTTACAGAGCCTCTGGAGAGGGGAACTGAATCACACCGTGCCTGGGCACCTAGTGATCTGAGGGACAGAGACTGTACAGACCCCTATCGGGAGGACAATTTTCTCTCTACCATAAGGCTACACTGTATTGCATTGTATATCACTACTGTCAGTTTTTGCCTCTAATCACGCTTCTTTCCCCTATAAAACAGCTTGGTTTTACTCTCTAGATCACGCAGGAGATTGCAGACTGGGGTGAAGGCGCAAGAAGTGCATATCCCTTCTGCTGACAGGTTTTGATAATATTCTCTCTGTTGCGTACTATTTTGCTCATTGATGGTTAATGTATTCTGTTCGATAATTGCCTTATCTTGTCTTGGTATCTCTATAAGTGGCATCCGCCATTATATTTTGTAACAGCAACGTAACGCCTGCTTTTTAATACCTTACTTCTCCCCTTGACAGTTTATAGGTATATGGATAAATATCTAACCAACACCCCAATGGCGAGTCGTAGTAAAGCCAATGACAGACGCCATAGAGTTGCTAGTGATCAAACCACACAGGGTCATAGTTCTGAAGCCCCACTGGAGGGGGAGCAGGTGGAAACCCACCCTATTGTAAAACAAATCACCCTACTTTTCATGCCTAAAATTGACAACCTACAAAGGGGTGTAGACACCCTTGCAGGTGAACTCAAGCAGTTCTCAACCAGGATGGGGGAGGCGGAGGGTAGAATATCTGATCTGGAAGACTCTAATATCAATACATCGAGTAAAGTAGCACACTTAGAGAAACAAAACACTTCCCTCCAGATGAAAAtaaatgatctagaaaatagattgaGGCGCAATAACGTGCGTCTCCTTGGCCTCCCAGAATCCGTTAAACAACAGGAACTGATTCATTTTATAGAAAACACTTTGCCATCACTGCTGAATGTATCTATTAAAGACCTTATTGGAGGGGTGGAAAGGGAGCACAGAGTAGGACCGGATAGACCTAGTCAGAATCTGGAGCAACCTCGTCCCATAATGAtaaaattcttgcattttcaaaccaAAACTGCCATCTTAAGAGCCTACAGAAAAGTGGACGAGCTGATGTTTGAAAACTCAAGGCTACTACTGTTCCAAGACTTCTCTGCGGACCTAATGAAACGCCGCAGAGAATTCTCACCCCTTTGCTCACAGCTTCATAGGGAGGGTAAACAGGCCTACCTTTTGTACCCCGCTAGGCTCAAACTGGTCACCCCCAGGGGTTCCAGATTCTTCGAGACCCCAGCCGCTGCCCAGGAATTCTTAGACAACTATGAACCCTTAGCGCGCAGCCCCACACACAGCCCTCAGAGACACCTGAGAGGGGAGGAGGGATGTCTGGGAAATTTAGATAAAGCTAATAAATGTTTAGTTAAGGctaattttacctgacttaatttgcCATAATGGTTGATTGGGCTTGGATTCTGAATTTGCCCCAATTATTCATGTTACTACTGGGACCCCCCTTGGGGAAGAGCCGGATGCTCGGCCCACCCCCAGACACAGGGTCCACGTCCGGGGCAGCCCTGAGGGGCTGTGCCGGTTGTGATCTCACAAGGTTTTATTACAAATGTTACGAGTTATTGTTTGAGGCAGCTTCTCTAGGACTGCCTCCTATTTTTGGTGCACTTGATGAAAAGAATAACTGTCATAACATGTCAAGTTTTACTGATCTTATTATAAATGCTGTATTAGATTGGGTTCTGATGACAAATTTGAATTTCCTTACAGCACCGCTG
This genomic window contains:
- the LOC128645890 gene encoding uncharacterized protein LOC128645890 isoform X2; translation: MVDWAWILNLPQLFMLLLGPPLGKSRMLGPPPDTGSTSGAALRGCAGCDLTRFYYKCYELLFEAASLGLPPIFGALDEKNNCHNMSSFTDLIINAVLDWVLMTNLNFLTAPLFAMSVQWGLAGSRHGERLNREPLHTPQSSPGHGSPTQSESSIIPGSPPQFESSSQPEELSKSSRTPLEEACFNLAYKRPSLGL
- the LOC128645890 gene encoding uncharacterized protein LOC128645890 isoform X1, with amino-acid sequence MVDWAWILNLPQLFMLLLGPPLGKSRMLGPPPDTGSTSGAALRGCAGCDLTRFYYKCYELLFEAASLGLPPIFGALDEKNNCHNMSSFTDLIINAVLDWVLMTNLNFLTAPLFAMSVQWGLAGSRHGERLNREPLHTPQSSPGHGSPTQSESSIIPGSPPQFESSSQPEELSKSSRTPLEETTDIELKRKSKKKKVNQILKDKKKALKKCM